In Candidatus Methanomethylophilus alvi Mx1201, a genomic segment contains:
- a CDS encoding ABC transporter ATP-binding protein produces the protein MTDALILKDVRKIYGDREAVKGINFSVKEGEIFGLIGPNGAGKTTTLRMICTLLQVTDGSITVCGHDVMKEADEVRKIISYLPEDSGAYKDLTGRQYIRFMAAFFADGEKFQQMVDKGIEMSNLGDRIDSKVSTYSKGMMRRLLIARAMMPEPRLAIMDEITSGLDVMNAYEIREIVRGIAKEGVTVLISSHNMFEVESLCNRVAMINHGDIVECGTPAELKEKYNANNLEEVFVKAVRK, from the coding sequence ATGACAGATGCGCTCATCCTGAAAGACGTGCGCAAGATCTATGGGGACCGCGAAGCCGTCAAAGGGATAAACTTCTCCGTAAAGGAGGGGGAGATCTTCGGGCTGATCGGACCAAACGGCGCTGGAAAGACAACGACCCTCAGAATGATCTGCACCCTCCTCCAAGTGACGGACGGAAGCATAACCGTATGCGGACACGACGTCATGAAAGAGGCGGACGAGGTAAGGAAGATAATCAGCTACCTCCCGGAGGACTCCGGAGCCTACAAGGACCTCACAGGACGCCAATACATACGCTTCATGGCCGCATTCTTCGCGGATGGGGAGAAGTTCCAGCAGATGGTCGACAAGGGCATAGAGATGTCCAATCTCGGCGACAGGATAGATTCGAAGGTCAGCACCTATAGCAAAGGGATGATGAGAAGACTCCTCATCGCAAGGGCGATGATGCCGGAACCAAGACTGGCCATCATGGACGAGATCACCTCCGGATTGGACGTCATGAACGCATATGAGATCAGGGAGATCGTCCGCGGTATAGCCAAGGAAGGTGTAACCGTCCTCATATCCAGCCACAACATGTTCGAGGTCGAAAGCCTCTGCAACCGTGTGGCCATGATAAACCACGGAGACATCGTGGAATGCGGCACCCCCGCAGAACTCAAAGAGAAATATAATGCGAACAACCTCGAAGAGGTCTTCGTGAAGGCGGTGAGGAAATGA
- a CDS encoding prefoldin subunit beta: protein MNGISPQLQNQIAQYQQVQQQLQNVMTQKGQMESQQRELQRTVEELAKADGDVYRNVGMLLIKVSDKAALKDELEESLETLGIRIRGLERQEKDLREKYEVLGETINRAMGNAPVPKAAPARSDDEED from the coding sequence ATGAACGGAATCAGCCCCCAGCTCCAGAATCAGATAGCACAGTACCAGCAGGTACAGCAGCAGCTCCAGAACGTCATGACCCAGAAGGGACAGATGGAATCCCAGCAGAGGGAACTCCAGAGGACGGTTGAGGAGCTCGCCAAGGCCGACGGGGACGTGTACAGGAACGTAGGAATGCTCCTGATAAAAGTCTCCGACAAGGCCGCCCTGAAAGACGAGCTGGAGGAGTCCTTGGAGACCCTCGGCATCAGGATAAGGGGCCTCGAGAGGCAGGAGAAAGACCTCCGCGAGAAATACGAGGTCCTCGGAGAGACCATAAACAGGGCTATGGGAAACGCTCCCGTACCCAAGGCCGCTCCCGCAAGGTCCGACGACGAAGAAGACTGA
- a CDS encoding KEOPS complex subunit Pcc1: MPTAVLSIDSGNAGTVASAIGPEARRDLLRTHVDVSLEDGKAVIRIEADDSSAMRAALNSYLECIMITENIDRITKGSK; the protein is encoded by the coding sequence ATGCCGACAGCAGTCCTGAGTATAGATTCCGGCAACGCCGGAACGGTCGCCTCGGCGATCGGACCGGAGGCCCGCCGCGACCTTCTCAGGACCCATGTCGACGTGAGTCTCGAAGACGGTAAGGCCGTCATAAGGATCGAGGCAGACGACTCGTCCGCTATGCGGGCGGCTCTGAATTCGTATCTCGAGTGCATAATGATCACCGAGAACATCGACAGGATTACGAAGGGTTCAAAATGA
- a CDS encoding 50S ribosomal protein L37ae produces the protein MAKRTAKAGTAGRFGARYGVVVRNRVKSIEAHQKAKHECPQCHHMSVKRVSAGIWECRHCGNKFAAAAYSPKTKKTTDALVAAKAAKNAEAAPVADAPAEQ, from the coding sequence ATGGCAAAAAGAACAGCCAAAGCAGGAACAGCCGGAAGGTTCGGTGCAAGGTACGGAGTCGTCGTTCGCAACAGGGTGAAGTCCATCGAGGCCCACCAGAAAGCGAAACATGAGTGCCCCCAGTGCCACCACATGTCCGTCAAGAGGGTATCCGCCGGCATCTGGGAGTGCAGGCACTGCGGAAACAAGTTCGCAGCTGCGGCATACAGCCCCAAGACCAAGAAGACCACCGACGCCCTTGTAGCCGCCAAGGCGGCCAAGAACGCCGAGGCCGCACCGGTCGCAGACGCTCCTGCCGAGCAGTGA
- the rrp42 gene encoding exosome complex protein Rrp42 yields the protein MSNYVISQIKRDHLMNLLADGRREDGRQLDEMRKITVETGIIESAEGSARVHLGNTDVIAGVKVIPGTPYMDAPGDGVLTTGAELIPLAHESFEPGPPSEDAIELARVVDRGIRESGMIDVKQLCIKKGEEIWMVFIDIYALDYDGNLFDASNLAAVCALKNAIVPWKQYGKSRTDDDGNVTEMDNVPMPVTCLPISVTECKIGNDLIVDPNFDEEAISTARLTVTTDNDGNFRAMQKGGKGSITRGDLSLCLDRAVEIGKQIRNIIG from the coding sequence ATGAGTAACTACGTGATTTCGCAGATAAAGAGGGACCACCTCATGAACCTCCTCGCCGACGGCAGGAGGGAGGATGGAAGGCAGCTCGACGAGATGAGGAAGATCACCGTCGAGACCGGCATCATCGAATCCGCCGAGGGATCCGCAAGGGTCCACCTCGGGAACACGGACGTCATAGCCGGTGTCAAGGTCATCCCCGGGACCCCTTACATGGATGCACCCGGAGACGGGGTACTCACCACAGGTGCGGAACTCATCCCGCTGGCACACGAGTCGTTCGAACCCGGACCCCCGAGCGAGGACGCCATCGAACTCGCCCGTGTCGTGGACCGTGGGATCCGCGAGTCCGGGATGATCGACGTCAAGCAGCTGTGCATAAAGAAAGGCGAGGAGATCTGGATGGTGTTCATCGACATCTATGCCCTCGACTACGACGGGAACCTGTTCGACGCATCGAACCTCGCCGCGGTATGCGCACTCAAGAACGCCATCGTCCCCTGGAAACAGTATGGGAAGAGCAGGACCGATGACGACGGCAACGTGACGGAAATGGATAATGTACCCATGCCCGTCACCTGTCTGCCCATATCGGTCACTGAATGCAAAATAGGCAATGATTTAATAGTAGACCCTAATTTCGACGAGGAAGCAATCTCCACGGCCCGCCTTACCGTCACCACCGATAACGACGGGAACTTCAGGGCCATGCAGAAAGGCGGAAAGGGATCGATCACCCGCGGTGACCTCTCGCTCTGCCTTGATAGAGCCGTCGAGATAGGCAAACAGATTAGGAATATCATCGGGTGA
- the rrp41 gene encoding exosome complex exonuclease Rrp41: protein MSGHTDMVLVNEEGIRIDGRRTDEKRPIRIEAGVLKNADGSCYLEIGKNKVLCAVYGPRECRPRHLQDPTKAIIQCKYNMEAYSVTDRKRPGTDRRSVEISKLISEALSSVVQLELYPRASIDVYIEILQANAGTRCAGLTAASVALADAGIPMRDIVPAIACGKADDKVLLDLNKEEDNYGQADVPLAIVPSTDEIVLLQMDGNMTREELEYGLDMAFKAAHEVSDIQKDALRRRYTEISKKEGESDE from the coding sequence ATGAGCGGACACACAGACATGGTATTGGTTAACGAGGAGGGCATCAGGATCGACGGCCGCAGGACCGACGAGAAAAGGCCCATCCGCATAGAAGCGGGCGTATTGAAGAACGCGGACGGCTCCTGTTACCTGGAGATCGGAAAGAACAAGGTACTCTGTGCGGTCTACGGACCCAGGGAGTGCAGACCCAGACACCTGCAGGACCCCACCAAGGCCATCATCCAGTGCAAATACAACATGGAGGCCTACTCCGTCACCGACAGGAAGAGACCCGGTACCGACAGGAGGTCGGTCGAGATCTCCAAGCTCATCTCCGAGGCCCTGAGCAGCGTAGTACAGCTCGAACTGTATCCGCGCGCATCCATAGACGTGTACATAGAGATCCTCCAGGCCAACGCCGGGACCAGATGCGCCGGTCTCACCGCCGCATCCGTCGCCCTCGCCGACGCGGGGATCCCCATGAGGGACATCGTCCCCGCCATCGCATGCGGGAAGGCCGACGACAAGGTGCTCCTCGACCTCAACAAGGAGGAGGACAACTACGGACAGGCCGACGTACCTCTGGCGATCGTGCCCTCCACCGACGAGATCGTCCTGCTCCAGATGGACGGTAACATGACCAGGGAGGAACTCGAGTACGGCCTTGACATGGCGTTCAAGGCGGCCCACGAGGTCAGCGACATCCAGAAGGATGCGCTCAGGAGACGCTACACGGAGATATCCAAGAAGGAAGGTGAGTCCGATGAGTAA
- the rrp4 gene encoding exosome complex RNA-binding protein Rrp4 produces the protein MEKRNARRTREIVVPGEVLGDSEEYRTGENAYASDGKIRALVMGLKTYTGDAVGVIPMGGCYMPVTGDTVIGIIADVGPSNWMLDINAPYPAPLHVSEVPWKVEFGDTSRFLTVGDVVLLKVLMVDEAKKISVTMKDSGLRKIEGGQLVEIAHSKISRVIGKSGSMIQMLKNMTDCRIFVGQNGRIWIDGDDENVEVAAEAIKIIEAEARSANLTDRVREFIEKKLPQSEEEEDIEEESE, from the coding sequence ATGGAAAAAAGAAACGCCAGAAGGACACGCGAGATCGTTGTCCCCGGAGAGGTGCTCGGCGACAGCGAAGAGTACAGGACCGGAGAGAACGCATACGCATCCGACGGCAAGATCCGCGCCCTCGTTATGGGACTCAAGACCTATACGGGCGACGCGGTAGGCGTCATCCCCATGGGCGGATGCTACATGCCCGTGACAGGAGACACCGTAATAGGAATAATCGCAGACGTTGGACCTTCCAACTGGATGCTGGACATAAATGCACCCTACCCTGCACCCCTCCATGTGAGCGAGGTGCCGTGGAAGGTCGAGTTCGGAGATACCTCCAGGTTCCTGACGGTAGGGGACGTCGTCCTCCTGAAGGTCCTGATGGTGGACGAGGCGAAGAAGATCTCCGTCACCATGAAGGACTCCGGCCTGAGGAAGATCGAGGGCGGACAGCTCGTCGAGATCGCACATTCCAAGATCTCGAGGGTCATCGGCAAGAGCGGATCGATGATCCAGATGCTGAAGAACATGACCGACTGCCGCATATTCGTCGGTCAGAACGGAAGGATATGGATCGACGGCGACGACGAGAACGTCGAGGTCGCCGCAGAGGCCATAAAGATAATCGAGGCGGAGGCCAGGTCCGCCAACCTCACGGACAGGGTCAGGGAGTTCATAGAGAAGAAGCTCCCCCAGTCCGAGGAAGAAGAGGACATCGAGGAGGAATCCGAATGA
- a CDS encoding ribosome assembly factor SBDS codes for MVDLDDAIVARLESHGERFEILLDPAAMDQIKQGKEVDLGKYLAVEDVFKDARKGTRPAEAMIKEVFGTDDIVAIAKHIIEKGEVQMTAEQRKELLEAKRRQIITYIAANAINPQTKLPHPPTRIEIALEEGKFHVDPFKPFDKEVEEAMKVLRPLLPIRFEKSRIAIKLKGEDYGRCIEEMNKYGLVDREEWTADGSWIGTMEIPAGLITELTDKLKNRTHGSASVKLMGA; via the coding sequence ATGGTAGACCTCGACGATGCGATCGTAGCCAGGCTGGAGAGCCACGGGGAGAGGTTCGAGATACTTCTCGATCCCGCCGCCATGGACCAGATAAAGCAAGGCAAAGAGGTCGACCTGGGGAAATATCTCGCGGTGGAAGACGTTTTCAAGGATGCCAGGAAAGGCACCCGCCCCGCCGAGGCCATGATAAAGGAGGTCTTCGGGACAGACGATATCGTGGCCATAGCGAAGCATATCATCGAGAAAGGGGAGGTGCAGATGACGGCCGAGCAGCGCAAGGAACTGCTCGAGGCCAAGAGGCGGCAGATCATCACGTACATCGCCGCCAACGCCATCAATCCGCAGACGAAGCTTCCGCATCCGCCGACTAGGATCGAGATAGCCCTCGAAGAGGGCAAGTTCCACGTGGATCCCTTCAAACCATTCGACAAAGAGGTGGAGGAGGCCATGAAGGTCCTCCGTCCCCTCCTCCCGATAAGATTCGAAAAGAGCAGGATAGCGATCAAGCTCAAAGGGGAGGACTATGGCCGCTGCATCGAAGAGATGAACAAATACGGCCTGGTCGACAGGGAGGAATGGACCGCCGACGGCTCCTGGATCGGAACCATGGAGATTCCGGCGGGACTCATAACCGAGCTGACCGACAAACTGAAGAACAGGACCCACGGAAGCGCGTCCGTCAAACTGATGGGCGCCTGA
- the psmA gene encoding archaeal proteasome endopeptidase complex subunit alpha, giving the protein MQPGQMAYDRGITVFSPDGRLFQVEYAREAVKKGTTTIGIKFKDGVLLVVDKRVSSRLVEPESIEKIYDIDDYIGCATSGLVADARILVDQARKEAQVHKVNYGENIGVEMLTKKVCDYEQNYTQYGGARPFGTALLVAGSDDLGTHLFETDPSGALVAYKASCIGTGRPVVMDIFEKDFKDNMSFDAALKLALSALASAIEEKLNPESIEIGVVKTDEKFRRLTGDEKAKAIAKAEEKEKKAKAAAKTEE; this is encoded by the coding sequence ATGCAACCAGGACAAATGGCATATGATCGGGGAATCACCGTTTTCTCCCCCGACGGAAGGCTGTTCCAGGTGGAGTACGCCCGCGAAGCCGTCAAGAAAGGAACGACGACTATCGGAATCAAATTCAAAGACGGCGTGCTGCTGGTCGTAGACAAAAGGGTCTCCAGCAGACTTGTGGAGCCCGAGTCCATCGAGAAGATCTACGACATCGACGATTACATCGGCTGTGCGACGTCCGGTCTCGTCGCAGACGCCAGGATCCTTGTCGACCAGGCCAGGAAAGAAGCCCAGGTCCACAAGGTCAACTACGGCGAGAACATCGGCGTGGAGATGCTGACCAAGAAGGTCTGCGACTACGAACAGAACTACACCCAGTACGGCGGGGCAAGACCCTTCGGAACCGCCCTTCTCGTGGCCGGGTCCGACGACCTCGGCACCCACCTGTTCGAGACCGACCCCTCGGGAGCGCTCGTCGCATACAAGGCGTCCTGCATCGGTACCGGGCGCCCCGTGGTCATGGATATCTTCGAGAAGGACTTCAAGGACAACATGTCCTTCGACGCCGCCCTCAAACTCGCACTCAGCGCCCTCGCCTCGGCCATCGAGGAGAAGCTCAACCCCGAGTCCATCGAGATCGGGGTCGTCAAGACCGACGAGAAGTTCAGAAGGCTCACCGGCGACGAGAAGGCCAAGGCGATCGCCAAGGCCGAAGAGAAGGAAAAGAAGGCAAAGGCCGCGGCCAAGACCGAGGAATGA
- a CDS encoding FAD-dependent oxidoreductase, which yields MTTKSALVIGGGIAGIQAALDLADRNIHVYVVDKLPTIGGTMCMLDKTFPTNDCSACILSPKMADCAGHPNVTVLTYHEVKEVLGEAGNFTVKVLKKARYVDPKSCTACGDCVAKCPTRGIPNEFEYGLSTRRAIYIPHAQAVPRVALIDASKCKMLLDGKCGVCAKVCGKQAIHYDEKDEIIELNVGSIIVAAGFKVWDAKNGSEYGYGRFPNVVTALEYERLEGAAGPFDGHIPIPSTIVKDKFGVPQKHAGEVGPKSVAWIQCCGSRSHKKSWKTYCSSVCCMYATKQAQITKEHGDVDEDIFFMDIRSYGKEFEAYIKRAEDEYGIHMHRGARVSNVEEDPETHKVTVNFTDKNNDACSKTFDMVVLSVGLEPPEGAADLAKTLGIELNEYGFAKTTVFNPLETTRKGVFVTGAFAAPKDIPTSVAEASGASAKAGAFIVNDPEFEPCKPKVYPAEKDVAGKEPRIGVWVCHCGINIGSVVNVPEVTEYSKTLPHVVFAAETKYACAQDTLNEISEAISKYDLNRVVVASCTPRTHEPLFREACRNGGLNKYLYNMANIRDQCSWIHMHSPEAATVKAKDLVRMAIAKACLLEPLEGAEIPVTQSAAIVGGGITGMTAALDIAAQGVQVNLFERDSQLGGFARNFVHKEDGKLVSEYLAETIKKVENCPKIKVYTKAEIVDIPGYVGNFVVKLKSGEEIPAGAVLFAVGSAQYQPVEYNYGSDPKVLTYVELEKKVASGKFTGKNVVFIQCVGSRNEKVGYCSRVCCAGAIRNAIQIKMNDPTANVTIIHKDIRTYSFREDLYYKACQLGVRFLRRECEDQLPEYDGNFVKAYDTVLGDTVSIPVDTLALSVGIAPMREEKEHLAKMVKVPISKDGFYFEAHQKLRPVDFATEGVFVAGAAHWPKFMDECIAQGSGAASRMLTIITKDHLLSEGIVASVSNPQVCNGCGTCVGCCEYNAISITLTPEGRPISQVNAGLCKGCGCCVAACPSGAMEQRGFRNKQITAEIDALFDAPLMEKE from the coding sequence TTGACAACCAAATCTGCACTAGTGATCGGCGGAGGAATCGCCGGAATCCAGGCTGCTCTGGACCTTGCAGACAGGAACATCCACGTCTATGTGGTGGACAAACTCCCCACCATCGGCGGAACGATGTGCATGCTTGACAAGACTTTCCCGACCAACGATTGCTCGGCGTGTATCCTGTCGCCTAAGATGGCAGACTGCGCCGGACACCCGAACGTGACCGTTCTGACCTACCATGAGGTCAAGGAGGTCCTCGGAGAGGCCGGAAACTTCACCGTCAAGGTCCTGAAGAAAGCAAGGTACGTAGATCCCAAATCCTGTACCGCTTGCGGTGACTGTGTCGCCAAGTGTCCCACCAGGGGAATCCCGAACGAGTTCGAGTACGGGCTTTCCACCAGGAGGGCAATCTACATCCCCCACGCCCAGGCTGTGCCCAGGGTCGCCCTTATTGATGCTTCTAAGTGTAAGATGCTCCTCGACGGCAAGTGCGGAGTATGCGCCAAGGTCTGCGGAAAGCAGGCCATCCACTACGATGAGAAGGACGAGATCATCGAGCTGAACGTCGGTTCCATCATCGTCGCCGCCGGATTCAAGGTATGGGACGCCAAGAACGGATCCGAGTACGGATACGGCAGGTTCCCCAACGTGGTCACCGCTCTCGAGTACGAGAGGCTCGAGGGTGCGGCAGGACCGTTCGACGGACACATCCCGATACCCTCCACCATCGTGAAGGACAAGTTCGGAGTGCCCCAGAAACACGCCGGAGAGGTCGGACCCAAATCCGTCGCATGGATCCAGTGCTGCGGTTCCAGGTCCCACAAGAAGAGCTGGAAGACCTACTGCTCGTCCGTCTGCTGCATGTATGCGACCAAGCAGGCCCAGATCACCAAAGAGCACGGAGATGTCGACGAGGACATCTTCTTCATGGACATCAGGTCCTACGGAAAGGAGTTCGAGGCCTACATCAAGAGGGCCGAGGACGAGTACGGAATCCACATGCACAGGGGAGCCCGTGTGTCCAACGTCGAGGAGGACCCCGAGACCCACAAGGTTACCGTCAACTTCACCGACAAGAACAACGACGCATGCTCCAAGACCTTCGACATGGTCGTCCTGTCCGTCGGACTCGAGCCTCCTGAGGGAGCGGCAGACCTCGCCAAGACCCTCGGTATCGAGCTGAACGAGTACGGATTCGCCAAGACCACCGTCTTCAACCCGCTCGAGACCACCAGGAAGGGAGTCTTCGTCACCGGTGCCTTCGCAGCACCCAAGGACATCCCGACCTCCGTCGCAGAGGCATCCGGTGCCTCCGCAAAGGCCGGTGCGTTCATCGTCAACGACCCCGAGTTCGAGCCTTGCAAGCCCAAGGTCTACCCCGCAGAGAAGGATGTCGCAGGAAAGGAGCCCCGCATCGGAGTATGGGTCTGCCACTGCGGTATCAACATCGGATCTGTCGTCAACGTCCCCGAGGTCACCGAGTACTCCAAGACCCTCCCGCACGTCGTCTTCGCAGCCGAGACCAAATACGCCTGCGCCCAGGACACCCTCAACGAGATCAGCGAGGCCATCTCCAAGTACGACTTGAACAGGGTCGTCGTAGCCTCCTGCACCCCCAGGACCCACGAGCCTCTCTTCAGGGAGGCCTGCAGGAACGGAGGTCTCAACAAGTACCTCTACAACATGGCGAACATCCGCGACCAGTGCTCGTGGATCCACATGCACTCTCCCGAGGCCGCAACCGTGAAGGCGAAGGACCTCGTAAGGATGGCAATCGCCAAGGCATGCCTCCTCGAGCCTCTCGAGGGAGCAGAGATCCCCGTCACCCAGTCCGCAGCAATCGTCGGAGGAGGAATCACCGGTATGACCGCCGCCCTCGACATCGCAGCCCAGGGTGTACAGGTCAACCTCTTCGAGAGGGACTCCCAGCTCGGAGGATTCGCCAGGAACTTCGTCCACAAGGAGGACGGAAAGCTCGTGTCCGAGTACCTCGCCGAGACCATCAAGAAGGTCGAGAACTGCCCCAAGATCAAAGTCTACACCAAGGCCGAGATCGTGGACATCCCCGGATACGTCGGTAACTTCGTCGTCAAGCTGAAGAGCGGAGAGGAGATCCCCGCAGGAGCCGTTCTGTTCGCAGTCGGATCCGCACAGTACCAGCCTGTCGAGTACAACTACGGTTCCGACCCCAAGGTCCTCACCTATGTGGAGCTCGAGAAGAAGGTCGCTTCCGGAAAGTTCACCGGAAAGAACGTCGTCTTCATCCAGTGCGTCGGTTCCAGGAACGAGAAGGTCGGCTACTGCAGCCGTGTCTGCTGCGCCGGTGCGATCAGGAACGCCATCCAGATCAAGATGAACGACCCGACCGCCAACGTCACCATCATCCACAAGGACATCAGGACCTACTCCTTCCGCGAGGACCTCTACTACAAGGCCTGCCAGCTCGGAGTCAGGTTCCTCCGCCGCGAGTGCGAGGACCAGCTGCCCGAGTACGACGGCAACTTCGTGAAGGCGTACGACACCGTCCTCGGCGACACCGTATCGATCCCCGTGGACACCCTCGCCCTGTCCGTCGGAATCGCTCCGATGCGCGAGGAGAAGGAACACCTCGCCAAGATGGTCAAGGTCCCGATAAGCAAGGACGGATTCTACTTCGAGGCCCACCAGAAGCTCAGGCCCGTAGACTTCGCGACCGAGGGAGTCTTCGTCGCAGGAGCAGCCCACTGGCCCAAGTTCATGGACGAGTGCATCGCCCAGGGATCCGGAGCAGCTTCCAGGATGCTCACCATCATCACCAAGGACCACCTGCTCTCCGAGGGTATCGTGGCTTCCGTCAGCAACCCCCAGGTCTGCAACGGATGCGGAACCTGCGTAGGATGCTGCGAGTACAACGCGATCAGCATCACCTTGACCCCCGAGGGAAGGCCTATCTCCCAGGTCAACGCCGGTCTCTGTAAGGGATGCGGATGCTGCGTCGCGGCATGCCCGTCCGGAGCAATGGAGCAGAGAGGATTCAGGAACAAGCAGATCACCGCCGAGATCGACGCTCTGTTTGACGCACCTCTCATGGAGAAGGAGTGA
- a CDS encoding hydrogenase iron-sulfur subunit yields the protein MADEFEPLIVAFCCNWCSYAGADNAGVGRRQMPPNFRIIRTMCSARIDPDFVLRALSKGADGVIVLGCHPADCHYIGGNYRARRRIALLRLVLEQYGFDPRRLKLEWVSASEGEKFQSTMVSFIDTIKALGPTPVKSAKTIAQEENAAAHAVKEA from the coding sequence ATGGCAGACGAATTTGAACCTTTGATCGTTGCATTCTGCTGCAACTGGTGCTCCTACGCGGGAGCCGACAACGCCGGAGTCGGAAGGCGTCAGATGCCTCCGAACTTCCGTATCATCAGGACCATGTGCTCCGCAAGGATCGACCCCGACTTCGTCCTCAGGGCACTGTCCAAAGGAGCAGACGGAGTCATCGTCCTCGGATGCCACCCCGCAGATTGCCACTACATCGGCGGCAACTACAGGGCAAGGAGGAGGATCGCACTGCTGAGGCTCGTCCTCGAGCAGTACGGATTCGACCCCAGGAGGCTGAAGCTCGAGTGGGTTTCCGCTTCCGAGGGAGAGAAGTTCCAGTCGACCATGGTGTCCTTCATCGACACCATCAAGGCGCTTGGGCCTACCCCCGTCAAGTCCGCAAAGACGATTGCACAGGAAGAGAACGCCGCAGCACACGCCGTCAAGGAGGCATGA
- a CDS encoding NADH-quinone oxidoreductase subunit B family protein — protein MGFFSNLFKKKDKKEAEAECAEAKAAPAKKECACENKKDAFSNTEVAKPAADAAATATPVNQGHVEYPAADLGELLPAEPSGGKINLAIYWAAACGGCDVSLLDTNERVLTIGQFANIVMWPIASDGKEKDIAAMNDGDITVSIISGAVRNTENEHMVKLLRQKSKIVVCYGTCAMFGGSPALANLVNGGSQEVLDYVYTKTPSSASFQADYHKDAPVIPQSEYQAPEGTLTLPVLYDTVKTLDQVIDVDYYIPGCPPLQESISHLLKAVVDFVYNGVALPPKGTEIGVTEKCLCDECPREKAYARITKIYEPYQVDVDPHKCLMDQGILCLGPATVGGCNAKCTRAGQPCRGCYGPTHFVEDHGSSAFSAIASLFPVLDEDPTCDEEKIIEVMSTIKDPLGYFYAFTLGKSLINRSVSEEKTA, from the coding sequence ATGGGATTCTTCTCCAACCTATTCAAGAAGAAAGACAAGAAAGAGGCCGAGGCCGAGTGCGCCGAGGCAAAGGCCGCACCCGCAAAGAAGGAGTGCGCCTGCGAGAACAAGAAGGACGCCTTCTCCAACACCGAGGTCGCCAAACCCGCTGCAGACGCAGCGGCCACCGCGACCCCGGTCAACCAGGGGCACGTCGAGTATCCTGCAGCGGACCTCGGGGAGCTTCTCCCTGCAGAGCCCAGCGGCGGAAAGATCAACCTCGCCATCTACTGGGCGGCAGCCTGCGGTGGATGCGACGTATCCCTGCTCGACACCAACGAGCGTGTCCTGACCATCGGACAGTTCGCCAACATCGTCATGTGGCCTATCGCATCCGACGGAAAAGAGAAGGACATCGCAGCGATGAACGACGGAGACATCACCGTCTCCATCATCAGCGGTGCGGTAAGGAACACCGAGAACGAGCACATGGTCAAGCTCCTCAGGCAGAAGTCCAAGATCGTCGTCTGCTACGGAACCTGCGCCATGTTTGGTGGAAGTCCCGCCCTGGCCAACCTGGTCAACGGAGGAAGCCAGGAGGTCCTGGACTATGTCTACACCAAGACCCCGTCCAGCGCCAGTTTCCAGGCGGACTACCACAAGGATGCACCCGTCATCCCCCAGTCCGAGTATCAGGCACCCGAGGGAACCCTCACCCTGCCTGTGCTATACGACACTGTAAAGACCCTCGACCAGGTAATCGATGTGGACTACTACATCCCCGGATGCCCTCCGCTGCAGGAGTCCATCTCCCATCTGCTGAAGGCCGTCGTCGACTTCGTCTACAACGGAGTCGCCCTGCCCCCCAAGGGAACCGAGATCGGAGTCACCGAGAAGTGTCTCTGCGATGAGTGCCCCAGGGAGAAGGCCTATGCAAGGATCACCAAGATCTACGAGCCCTACCAGGTCGACGTCGACCCCCACAAGTGCCTCATGGACCAGGGAATCCTTTGCCTCGGACCTGCGACCGTCGGAGGATGCAACGCAAAGTGTACCCGCGCCGGCCAGCCGTGCCGCGGATGCTACGGACCCACCCACTTCGTCGAGGACCACGGATCCAGCGCCTTCAGCGCCATCGCATCCCTGTTCCCCGTACTGGATGAGGACCCCACCTGTGATGAGGAGAAGATCATCGAGGTCATGTCCACCATCAAGGACCCCCTCGGATACTTCTATGCATTCACTCTCGGAAAGTCTCTGATCAACAGGTCTGTCTCTGAGGAGAAGACCGCTTAA